The genomic window CAAAGCCGTAGGTAAAAACCTAGCTGCGGGTTCTGCAAAAGTAATTGATGCAACAGGAAAACATGTAACTACTGGTATTATCGATGAGCACTCGCATATTGCTGGTTCTGGTGGTATTAACGAGGGTGCGCAATCAGTTTCTTCTGAAGTTCGCATTGGCGATATCATCAACTCTGAAGATGTAAACATTTATCGCCAGTTGGCTGGTGGTGTTACTACTTCGCAGATTCTACACGGTTCAGCAAATCCAATTGGTGGCCAATCTCAATTGATTAAATTACGTTGGGGTAAATTGCCAGAAGAATTGAAATTTGCAGGTGCTGATGGTTTTATCAAATTCGCTTTAGGAGAGAACGTAAAACAAAGTAATTTTGGTTCTGGTCAGCGTTTTCCTGTAACTCGTATGGGTGTAGAGCAAACATTTGTTGATGCTTTTACTCGTGCAAAAGACTACGAGGCAGCTTTAAAAGTAAAAGGTAACAACGTTCGTAGAGATTTAGAATTAGATGCTTTGGTAGAAATTCTGAACAACAAGCGTTTCATTACTTGCCACTCTTATGTACAGTCGGAAATTAATATGTTAATCCACGTAGCTGATAGTTTAGGTTTTAAAATTAACACCTTTACCCATATTTTAGAAGGTTATAAAGTGGCCGATAAAATGAAAGCGCATGGTATTGCAGCTTCTACTTTCTCAGATTGGTGGGCTTATAAATTCGAAGTGGCAGAGGCTATTCCTTACAACGGAAAAATTATGCACAACGTAGGTGTCACTACCGCATTTAACTCAGATGATGCAGAAATGGCTCGTCGTTTAAATCAGGAAGCTGGTAAAGCGGTGCTATACGGTGGCGTTTCTGAAGAAGATGCGTTCAAATTTGTAACCTTAAATCCAGCTAAAATGCTACACATCGATAACAAAGTGGGAAGCTTAAAAGCTGGTAAAGATGCGGATGTAGTAGTTTGGTCAGCCAACCCACTTTCTATTTACGCTAAAGCAGAAAAAACTTTTGTAGATGGCATAATGTATTGGGATATTGAAAAAGATGCTCAAAAGTTGAAGCAACAGCAAGCTGAAAGAGCTAGATTAGTTCAAAAAATGTTAGATAGTAAAAATAAGGGAGGAAGAACTCAACGTCCAATGGGTAATACTTCTACATTATATAATTGCGAAACTGCGAGCGATTACTCCAATGGTTTCGAAGCAATTCATTCAGAAGAAGGAGGACACCACCATGAATAAGAAAATTTTTACCCTATTTTTAGCCCTGGCTGCAAGTGCATCGGCATTTGGACAGGCCAATATTTCTCCAGCCAAAGCACAGGCTAAGAAAGTTATTTTGTTGGGCGGTACAGTGCATACTGGTAACGGCCAAGTAATTGAAAACGGATATGTGGTATTCGAAAAGGGCAAGATTACCGGTGTAGGCGATGCCACTACTGTACGTTTTGCTACTAACGATGCCGATTTGATCAATATTAATGGAAAGCACGTTTATCCAGGTTTTATTGCTCCGGTAAATACCCTAGGATTGGTAGAATATGAATCCATTAAGGCTACCTTGGATTTTCAGGAAATTGGAAACTTAAATCCACATATTCGCTCTATAGTGGCCTACAATACCGATTCTAAAGTGCCGGCAACTTTGCGTAGTAATGGCGTTTTAATGGCGCAGATTAGACCAAGTGGCGGCGCTATTTCGGGTAGTTCTTCTGTTGTGCAATTAGATGCATGGAACTGGGAAGATGCTGCGTTAAAAACAGATGACGGTATGCACGTGAATTGGCCTACCGCTCCGCGTTTTAGGGGATTTGGTGGTAGACCGGGTTTTTCTGCAGAAGCTATGGCCGAGCGTACACAAGCTGCTATTGCCGAATTAAATAGTTTCTTTGCTGAAGCAAAAGCCTACAACGAAGGCCCCAAGCCCGCCGAAACCAATACACGTATGGCAGCAATGGCTAAGTTGTTTAAAGGCGAACAAAAGCTTTACATCAGCGCTAACACGCAAAAAGATATCGTTGCTGCAGTTAATTTTGCTAAAAAGTTCAATATCACACCGGTAATAATTGGCGGCGGCGAGGCTTATCTAATTACTGATTTCTTAAAGCAAAACAATGTACCAGTAATTGTAAACCAGCCACACTCGCTGCCAAGTAATATAGATGATGATGTAAACATGCCTTACAAAAATACCGCAATTTTATATAATGCAGGTGTTACTGTGGCAGTAAGTATCAATGATTTTTGGCAACAACGCAACTTGCCTTTTATGGCAGGTACAGTAGCCACTTGGGGTTTAGATAAGGAAAAAGCGTTACAGACTATTACCTTAAATACGGCTAAAATTTTAGGTATTGATAAAACTGCCGGAAGTTTAGAAATAGGCAAGGATGCTACACTATTTATTTCTAATGGTGATGCTTTGGATATGAAAACCAATAAAATCGAAAAGGCTTTTATTCAGGGCAGAGATATCAACCTAGATAACTTACACAAGCAATTGGATAAGAAGTTTAGCGATAAGTACACGATTAAATAGTTCTTGCATGTTGGCGCCCTTGCCAACAGATAAATCAAAATCCTCCTTTTAGTTAATTCTAACGGGAGGATTTTTTATATCTAAGCAATCATAAACACCCCGCCCGTTGGGCACCCCTCTGGAAGAGGGGAATGTTGGATGCTAATTCCCCTCTTCCAGAGGGGTGGTCGAAGACCGGGGTGTTCATCGTTTAAAGGCGGGTTATAACACCCGCCTTTTTTTATAAAATTCATTTTTCTGTTGAGGATGTTTTGAAATATTGATAGTTAATTAATCAAAAAAATATATAAATGATTATTTCGTACATTTGACCTGCGTTTAATTTAGACTTCACGTCATTGCGAGGTGCGAAGCAATCTCTAATAAAGAAATACAATTGCTTTAGGATTGGTTTACTTCGTAGCTACTTCGCGGTTGTAACTCGCAATGACGATATGTTTAACCCATTGTCGGCAATAGTAGAACGCAAAGTTTGATCTTTGAAAAATTAATAGAAATAAAAAAAAGCGATCCAATCCTGAACCGCTTTCTTAACTAACTTATTATTTATAAAAATGGCTGTTGGGGAAGGAGTCGAACCTTCAAGGGGTAGTTAGCTACAGTTCAAAAATTAATTTGTGGTCAACCCATAAACTGCGTTTGTCCCATGATCCCCACCACCGAGACAAGGAGGTGTGTCTGCCAATTTCACCACCCAACATTGTTTAATTTTCAGTCGGTAGTTTTCAGTTTTCAGTCTGGTGACTGCGAACTTTGTACTGTTAACTGCAAATTGCTGTAGGGGAAGGAGTCGAACCTTCATAGAGTGGTTGTACCGTTACCGGATTTCCCAAATTCTCTACCACCGAGACAAGGAGGTGTGTCTGCCAATTTCACCACCCTACATTTTTTAGCTTTTCAATTTTCAGTTTCCAATAGGTAATTAGCTAATGCAAACTGTTTACCGAAAACTTTAAGCTGCCTACTGGCATTTGCTTGAAACAAATATAGGGTGTTTATCAAACACATTGCAAATTTTTTAATTAATTAATTTTATTTTTATTATATTTTCATTTATATTTATAAATAGTTAACAAAAATGTAATTTATGTTGAAAAAAGAAACTCAAAATTTAGAAATTGATAACCTCGACATCCAGATACTTACCCAACTGATGCACGACGCTACAAAGCCATACACAGAAATTGCAAAAGAACTGATA from Pedobacter sp. SL55 includes these protein-coding regions:
- a CDS encoding amidohydrolase family protein gives rise to the protein MNKKIFTLFLALAASASAFGQANISPAKAQAKKVILLGGTVHTGNGQVIENGYVVFEKGKITGVGDATTVRFATNDADLININGKHVYPGFIAPVNTLGLVEYESIKATLDFQEIGNLNPHIRSIVAYNTDSKVPATLRSNGVLMAQIRPSGGAISGSSSVVQLDAWNWEDAALKTDDGMHVNWPTAPRFRGFGGRPGFSAEAMAERTQAAIAELNSFFAEAKAYNEGPKPAETNTRMAAMAKLFKGEQKLYISANTQKDIVAAVNFAKKFNITPVIIGGGEAYLITDFLKQNNVPVIVNQPHSLPSNIDDDVNMPYKNTAILYNAGVTVAVSINDFWQQRNLPFMAGTVATWGLDKEKALQTITLNTAKILGIDKTAGSLEIGKDATLFISNGDALDMKTNKIEKAFIQGRDINLDNLHKQLDKKFSDKYTIK